The sequence below is a genomic window from Phoenix dactylifera cultivar Barhee BC4 chromosome 16, palm_55x_up_171113_PBpolish2nd_filt_p, whole genome shotgun sequence.
CCTAGCTAGCAGATGTTGGATCCATTAGTTATGATTACCTATTACTTGCATACATTATTAGGACCTTTttgttcccttttttttaaaaaaaagaaagttttgatcatataATAATGTGTCAAAGTCTGTATTGTTCATCAGGAATCTTAAATGCCAAAAGGGagataaatttttaattttttgctgGTTTCattgaggaagatgaagaataCAATGTATCATTGTCTTCGATGATAGCATatattcctcttttcttcttcttccttttctccccTTTCTCCATCTTCTAAAGTTTATAGCTCCAGGATTAGGGCTCCCTTAGGTCACTGGAGTTATGGACCATGCAAGCTCATTATAATTCTTTATTGCTCACACTTTAATCTCTAattgagaaggaaaaaaaaatcttcttgaCTGCTTGGATTTCTCCTTTTCCCTGTGCTAAATCATGATTTTGCCTGTCTTTATTGCGTGCTAAAGTGTTCTAAAACATCCTGTGCGTTCTTCGGATGAAATTACTTTATGTGACCATCCATATACTTTAAAACTTTTATTGGGTTTTTTTTCGAGGGGCTTCTATGTGCTTTATGTTGTTTTCtctagaattttcttttagaatatTACATTTTTGTTCATTGCCTGCAGTGCATTTCTGGTCTATTTCTAACCTATGCATTTCTCTTTTCAAGTTTAATGAAAAGATTCAGTATTTCTGATCATTGATTTAATTGTTTGTTTATCCACTTCATTTATTTTGGTTAAAAGTTTTTTCTAGtagatattttttttagtttttggaggagccaaaaaattattttaaaatttttaccaaacaccttaAAATCATCCAAAAAAGCTTCTATCCCTTTAATCTAGAATTTTAAAATTCTAGATTAGAAAAAACACTAGCTCTTAGTGCAGCAACATCTGCATATGCTACAGATAGGAATTTCAATATAAAGTAACTCAAATTGcctcaaaaaatgaaaaaaacaaaataatgcaGCCTGTTCTTTCAAACCAAAACAAGTTATTGCTGATTCCAGTAAAAGGTAAAgcaaaatttattgttgaaaTCATAGGTTTATTTATGAGATCAAGAACGAAAATGGAGTTAACTTTATTGAATTTCATGGAAGAAGATTAGACAAAGATTTCTCTGAATCCTTCAAGCCATAGGTGAACCTTCTCCCACCAGCATGCATTAAGCTTTTATGCGTACCACAAACGAACCTGTCAATCAGTCAGAAACCATAGCACATTAGATTCAGATAATGTATGCTTATCGCCTATCAGTAACACTCTAGAAAATGGACTACAGGGTATGCCTATGATCAACATTCCAGAAAAAGGGATACTGCACTATGCTTATCATCAACATCTAGATAATAGAACTTTACAAGAGTCAATCAGCTGCCCACCAGCAAATACCCTATTCACAGATATATACCTGACCTTCCCAGCTTTGAAGAGGCCTGCACCTGTTGGTGCTCATCAAACCATATCTTTGAGGGAAAAATTGGTTGCTTATTGAGCTATGCTCTGTGAAATCACCCTAAGTGTGAACAAGGCAGGCCAGCTAATCTACTCAAGAATCTTTTGTTTAGCCAACACTTTAGTAGGCTTTATTGACAAGTTCAATGAAGCAAcaagctagaatgaaaaaatTCTACTAGTCCCAAATGCCAAAACAGAGGTGTAATTACTCTCACATGCAGGCAGGTTGGATATGTCAGCAGAAACAGCACATGGAATTCCCAGGCTGGAGAGGGCCCCCCTTATAATTCCACATGGGAAATAGAGATGCATGCTTGTGTCTTGAGCTGCTTTATTATCAGGGGTTGGTGCAGAAGGGTCATGCTGGGATGCATCCATCTTATTGGGCAATGAATTGATTGGTATGCGTGTAAGCCAACGGAACCGATTATCCTGAAGCACAAACGTACCCTGCAAGATGATAAAATACAATCATGCATATCCTTGAAAACACAAGCacataaaatatatctttgaggCTTAACAATCTGCTTGTTGGGATTACTCGGTGATTAGTCCTCAGGTTATCAATCTGCTTATTGAATAGCTCTGACCAAAAATCTTTGCAGATGAACTTGATTGCCTCTAGATGATCACCAAACCGTGGGCGCTCTGTTGTATATCTGGTAAGAAAAAAGGGGATAGGAAAGAATGTAACAGTCTCAAGCATAAAAAAGGATATGATCACCAGAGGACGAAGAACTGGATTCTCCAGTTCTTATACAGACTAAAGTAAATATGAATTGTAAGAGCTAGCCTTACATATTTAATTGGACTCAAAGGATCAAATTTATATTAAATTTGTTAAGCATCAGATAGTTACCCCAACCATAATCAAATGACTTACTCAAATTCAGCGGACTGGGTTCTAGCATAATTGGACTAAGGACTGCACCCAAGTTTAGTTCAACCAAGGTCAGAGGGCTAACCCTGGTTACAATATTTAATGGACTCCAAGAAATAAGTCCATGTTCAGTTTCATAAGGGTCAGAGGGCTAGCCTATTCGGATTGTTTGATTGGACTCGGAGTGCTTGGCCCAACTTTAATTGACCAGGGCCAAAGGACTAACTGTGGTTGTATCTTGTATGTTTAACTGAGCCTGAAACTTAATTCAGATTCAATGATACAAGGGTTGAAGGGACCAAGATTAGAGGACCGAGCATACTTACGTGATTGGATCTGGAGGAATGAATTTGATCCTAATTCAGTCAGGCTCAAAGGACCAAACTATATTTGGGAGATGGTCAGCTGGTCACATTCTAGGGcttaagaaattgagttgtaatcattacaagagtgtTTAAGTTCTAAGAATTAGACTCATGTTAATTAGCTTAGAGGAGTAAGCCAGGTGAATCTGACTAGTAAATAAACTTAGAAAGCTGAACTCACCTACAATAGACTTACAGGGCTAAGTTCAAATATATTAATTTGATTATCAGAATTGTCCACTTATCTTTTTTGAGAAACATAAGATTAGTTTTGTTAAAGAAAGATTAAGTCCATTAATCTTGAACCTGACGAGGTAAGTCCGTATGTATCTTGAAGGAAAATGCTGTGTCCTCAAAAAGGTTACCGTAGAAAGCTATAAACCCTGGTTTTTCTAGGGAACCACCATAAACCAAATGGGCATTTTGATCCCCAAAATCAACACTCCAACCCCCAGCTATTGCACCAAAATACCCTTTCGTTGGACATTTTGGGGTAAATGTTGCagcatccttttcaaattatgAAGCACCAAAGGCCGAACTCATGTTTGTCAGAACCATGAACTTGAGCCAACATTTTGGACCTACAGGGACGGGCCCAAATCATCCTTGTAGGCATAGAAAACTTGGCACAAACTAATGTTCTGTGCCTATAGAGTTGGGCCTATTGTCATATAGTTACATCTGAATTCAAAAACAAGGTTCATAGGTTTGAACTGTTCATTCTAGAAACCAACTGAATTTAGGTTTAAGCTCAAGAGGCTTAAATCAAACAACTTCTAGTTTTAAAAgttcaacgagctgtattcttTGCTTTGAAGGTATTTTAATTTCAGGAAGGTTGAGTCCCATCATCAATTTTGATTTCCAAAGATGACAGCTTTTTTAAATGAGGCATATTAAAGAGCTTAGCTCCAAACTCCAGCCTTTAGAAGGATCAGACCCAAGCTGAGTTTATAGGGAGTAAGCCTCTTTAGTAAGATTCAATCTTACGTGCATAAAGCCAAGCCCCACGCCTAAGTCTTGGAGAATGAAGGCTCTCATGTTGGGCGTCCATTTTACAAAAACTAGAATTTTGTAGATTCATTCATGAATTAAATTTTCCTTTCAAACATCGAGGCTTGTAGTTTTGAGGCAGTCCATTTTCGTGGGATCAAGTCCTCCTTTATTGTTGCAGAGCTTATAAGGCTTTTTGCTCCAGCGCCCCCTATCAATTAGAATTCTCTCTAATTAACAGAATTTAAGGAAACTAAACCTCTGTTTTATCATCTGGGCTGAAAAACCTCCATTCTAAACTTGAGACATAAGAGATCCTCATCCACTCCAAACTTGGAAGTCTCCACAAAACAAAGAGGGGATTAGTATCTTCATCATAAGGAGGTCTTTTCCAGAACCTAGACGAAGGCTTAACTATTAGAATCTGGTCCTCAGTCACAAGCCTAGCTGAACGTAGAATCCATGCTACAAACACAAGCACCAATTATTATCATATGCTATTAGCATTTAATATCTAAAGACAAGCCATTGCCGCGTCCTCATCTCAAGAATGTCCACAACTAAAATCCACACTATCTAATATCTTCCACTTGGCTGCTCCATAAAATTTATTCTTCTTGGGGAGAATAAGATATGCAAACACAAACATTTCTAAAACTTTATCTTCCTAAAACGTGATGCCCGCACAAGCAAATTTAACATAGAATTAGAAATAGAATTtagaaaggaaaaggaggaggagaggaaaagGTAGGGTGGTAAGCGTACCTCTCGGAGAGCTGGAGGCCGACCTGGTAGCCAATGGCCTCGATCCGGCGGGCGGCGAGGTCGGGCTTCGTGGCGTAGAAGCGGGTGGAGTACGCGGACACCATCTCCAAGATCATGCCTTCCATGCAGGTCTCAGCCACCTCCCTCCCCATCTCCACCGTCCGTTTCCGGCGGAACAATGCACTGCTctaggagggaaaaaaaaatccaagataaaaatatatatatatagaatataATTACCCACCTTATTTAGGATTAGGGCGGCGGATACCTGAGAGGGCGTCGGACGCAACTCGATCGCCGTTCGTCGGAGAAGGGTGCCGGCGGGTTGGGGTGACGGCGAGCGAAGGAAGACGAAAGGGACAGGGAAGGAGGGGATCAAGAAGGGCGTAACACCAGACAAGGCTTACTCCTATTTTCAGATAGCAACATCTCACTGTCGGCTTAGCTGAGCTCTTAGGGGACACAAACGGGGTGCACCAGATAAAAGCAAGGGTGTGCTTAGATCAGGAAAAAAATCTAATCGGAAGTCAGTTACATCTAGTCGGCGAGGTACTTAAAATGGAATTATAGGTAGAATGTTGCTCTTTTCCTCTTCCGCTAAGCTTTCAACTTACTGCTTAGATTTTGCTGGCTGCCCTGACACTAGATGTTCCATAAAATTTTGCACCTTTCTTGGAGAAGCATTACTTGCTTGGAAACATAGCACTGGTTCAAAATCCGCTACCGAAGCCGAATTAGATCGATGCCAATTGCTTGTAGTGAAATTATTTGGCTTCAGGGACCTCTCAAATATCGGTATCAATTTCTTTGCTCCAACTCCCCTTCAAGTTGATAATATGAATGCCATCAAAATTGTAAGCAATTGTCTTCTACGAGCCAACAAACCACATCGAAGTTGATTAATTGTCATTTCATTAGACAGCACTATCTATCTTGACAATATCATTTATCTCATGCGTCTTCAACACTACTAATAGCTGAAATCTTTTCCGAGGCAATGACAAAGGAGTCGCATAaatttctcctagaaatttatGCATGTATACATACGAGAAATTTCTCCTAGAAATAAAACATAGTTATCTTAATTGTACGTGTCacctatatacatacatacatatctaTAGTTGGATTGTCACTTTGTATTCTGAAGGGTAGTGATATTGTTTGTAATGAGAAGCTGGAATCCAGCCAGCGAGCGAGTCTTTTCCTTCCAAAAATCCGCGAAAGAGCTTTGCTTCCTCTCTTTTTCCATGTTTTCTTGTTGCTTGATATATGTCTGGACATCATTGCGACTTTTCTATTTCTAATGCTGGCATAAATTAAGTCTGCAGAGGGGCCAAGTATTATTCAGGTTTGTGTCTGGACTCTGGAGACTGCCATGGGATATCCATGAGCCTGTTCCTCTCCCAAAAAATGTGCAACTCAAATTAATACCATCTAAAAAGATTTCATTTCAATGGAACCGCCACAAACCATTTATTTCTAATGACACTTATTTCACTTTGTACATAAAAAACTTTAATTTTACCACGAAACTACTTGTTAAACTTCCTAGAAACCTGATCATTATTGTCTTGTTTTAAGATCAATTATGGTCAAAATCTAAATGGTTGGCTTCCAAGTGGATCAGAACCCCATCAAAGCATGGCCACGCAACATGGAGGAACAGCCACTGGACCTCGAGACCGCATCTTGCGCACTGTTTGTTACGAGAATGGTTTGGCCCTGGCCGGCCGGCGACCACGTACGTATCGATAGGGCATGGGCGCAGGGACGGTAGCACGGTAGGGCTCGCTACATGACCAGGAATTGGAATCCCGGCCACTCCGGGTGCAGCCGGCCCCGTAGCCACTTCCTTGCCCGCTTTGATACGGCCCCTCCATGAGCTTTGCAGCCAAGATGGGTTGCCAACTCAAAAGCCAGAGGAAGAAAACCATGGAGATCACCACCAGTAGGTTCCTCTGAAAACAACCCATACGCTCTCCAAGATTAGTATCCGTACGTTGGTTGGATTAGAGGAAGGCAAGGATTGTGAGAAGAATGGGTACCTTCGTGTAGGAATATATACAGGGCAATGCAAGGTCAAAAACCGGGGGAAAGGGTCATGGCCAATTCTAAATCCTTGTGACAAACCAGCAATGGCGAACTTGGAAATGCCTCGCATTCCTCCCACTGGAAGAGGTCCAGGTCCATAACTTCCACGGCTCTGCATGGGGCAAATGCATGCCTCCGAAGTTTTAATGAATGGACTTCAATTATTTTCTGTTCACAAGTTTGAGATattcattaatttttaatgacaAGGTTGTTCTATTCTGAACTAgccttttctattattttttaatctctATTGTCAAATAATTAGATTATGTTATCATCAGTGTATAAGGTACATGGTATATTACCAGGAGCCCTCCTTTTTCGACTCTGaagttgaaaaaaaataagattaTATTACAGTCAGCATGCAGCGTCCATGGTATAGCACGTTGGCACGCTAAATTTCTGTAACACGAGAGGTTTAAATGGTTCCAAGGCCCACTAGTAGAAGATGGATTCAGTTGTTTGCCTACGAACACGAGAGGTCCCATTGCAGCAGCTGAGGACAAATTGAGTCCATCTCGTGTGCCTAAAGAATTCTACCCGGCCAAAGTTACataaaatatccaaaaaaattGTATATGGATAGTCCAGATCATAAGCAACAATTGAATAGTTCATGCTATCTTTAGAGAAAGAGTAAGGAGAGAGGACGCTGAGTCGGGCTTGTCGGCCGGATACTAGAGAAAAGCCTTCACATTTTAGAAAAACCTGATACTCTGGTGGTGGTACGTTATGGATGGATCATGGAACCATGCCTGTTTGGTTCCATGatgttttattttctgatttttgttGGATGTATTTATAGTAGATGGGTATAAGCCATCAGCgccatcaaaataataataataataataataattagagGATGAAGGGAGGGTACATTGCCCTACGTTACTTAACAAAACCTTGGAATAGcgcaaaaaattttaattaactATTCACACTTGTTAACTATATTTAAGCAGCGTGCATTGCATGTAAGTATCTACGAACATACGTACGTGTGACTCTAAGGCCCTGTTTTATTCCtgaataaatatttataaatctgAATAAAATTTACTTTTCAGCTCCATTCATATTTAACCAGGGTACTTTTAGGATTAACAAAAAAAACTGAGAGTACTTTTaggatttcaaaaaaaaattcagaagcaCCTTTATATTGCTTGGTTGGTTTTCATTGGGCTAAAAGTTGAGAAGCAGCTTTATAACTTTGTGATGTGCCTTGGGCTTTTCGGGCTTTTCAAGCACCCCTGTGGCTATGTTTGATGAAAAAACTTAACACGAGGGAGAATCTCCAGAGGAAAACTGGCAGACGCATGGGAGGATCGGTTCTCTGTGATGATAATGCGGAAACTTTGGACCACACTCTTTTGAAATGCCAATATGCAATCAGAAAATTGGCATCCTGCACCCACCAGAGATGTTTTCAGTTCTCTTCTCAAAAAATCTTGGGAAACAAATCCCTCATCGAATGCAATCTGCCTTCTTGAGCCTTTTGGAAGGAAAGAAACAGCACAACAGATCAGCCCCGCCTTCGAACCGTGCTTCAGTTGCAATCGGCCTCTTCAATGACTGGTCGGTGCTATGTAAAGACAGCGAGCCCACTGGTTTTGCATCCATTTGGGCAAAggttaaaaatttattatatccACATCTTGAAGTTTGAAATATCAATCCTTTGTTCATGTCAGAGGGATTGCGGCTTTATTTCTTTCAGCTACAGCTCTTGTTCAACCTTTGTTTACTATCATTTACTAAGTCTCGAGCTTCAGCTATTATCAAGATGGTGGTACAACTAAAGTACTTTTATCTGGTTTTGCCGAATTTCTAATGGCACAATATACTGCTTTTGAAGggttgtttttgtttctttatttgGTGGAGCCACCTAACAAAGGATGGAAACATTCTGATAGAAAACTAAATTGAATCAAAGACCAATCTGACAAGAAGTTGAATCTAACTCCTAACCATCAATCGGGTGCGATCTTCTCCTTTTTCACTGGTTGTTACTCATCCTTCTCCTGCCTTTGCACTGTACATTCCATCACTGTTTCCTTTCACTCTCATGTACATGCTCCTCTCCCATATTCAATAAATTGGGTGGCTCAGCCTCCCCTtccctcaaaagaaaaaaaaacactcatgtctttactttctttcttttttaaaattttctttcctACGATTTCTTTTAGTTTCCCTTCTGTACCCGTTTCATGTAATGAAATGAGTGATAGTCTTTCCCaccttttttcttaaaaagagaaaaaaaattattcaaaattatttgCTGGTTAAAATTATCTGGAAACAAAACACattcccaaaaaaaataaaagaaattaattaagccTAGCTCCCTTTTCTGCTCGTAGATATG
It includes:
- the LOC103710179 gene encoding trafficking protein particle complex subunit 6b-like, giving the protein MGREVAETCMEGMILEMVSAYSTRFYATKPDLAARRIEAIGYQVGLQLSERYTTERPRFGDHLEAIKFICKDFWSELFNKQIDNLRTNHRGTFVLQDNRFRWLTRIPINSLPNKMDASQHDPSAPTPDNKAAQDTSMHLYFPCGIIRGALSSLGIPCAVSADISNLPACSFVVRIKA